The Lineus longissimus chromosome 2, tnLinLong1.2, whole genome shotgun sequence genome window below encodes:
- the LOC135500376 gene encoding mucin-5AC-like isoform X1: MTNYSEPLISLSVLILVVLHNAQGQFFVTFYTGSIAMQPGSQLTIKITYYVGDDIKKNYDHGFAPIDTNNKFNINGVNQFIVYANRGTKFFHTIDINFTPQNINGQWLLIKVKVEYGSTSHEFPCDCTFSSTSTSRQLRQTLQGAWTTTDDHLPCKRKNPLCSCPIGDIIINVSPPITGCSGRQDKVRYCTNPAPQNGGLLCLTDKGVRAEVLITAKDKDCDIHCTTATDRVDGAWGNWGAWSACDVTCGNGVRLRKRLCDNPKPHGGGEFCPGRNSEPQQCSVVPCNDGTGTQTSGNSGTTTQTSGGTGTTTQTSGNSGTTTQTSGGTGTSTTQTSGGTGTTTQTSGNSGTTTQTSGGTGTSTTQTSGGTGTTTQTSGNSGTTTQTSGGTGTTTQTSGNSGTTTQTSGGTGTTTQTSGGTGTTTQTSGNSGTTTQTSGGTGTTTQTSGGTGTSTQTSGNSGTTTQTSGGTGTTTQTSGGTGTTTQTSGSSGTTSKTTGTINPTATTGTSTQTSSTSGQTSTQTGGGGTTSETSKTHTSTSSTSTLQSSGWTGSTRPSTGTTSTDGGSSSSQTGSISPTASTTAPTALVCSNANDYYCQTGSVCVPRNQLCDSKLDCPNGNDEKGCSGSGKEEDMFHNIVLPILVTLIVLVVICIIIVVVACLLRRRNLMRAQVKPAPDKLAKPPSQTPSSRSSLSPGPTMNGGPRTPLIPPMSTESALTPKTPRKDYAPYIIQLPNGEVYHPT; the protein is encoded by the exons ATGACGAATTACTCAGAACCGCTGATCTCCCTGTCGGTGCTAATTCTCGTGGTGCTACACAATGCTCAAG GCCagttttttgtgacattttataCTGGATCCATTGCCATGCAACCAGGCTCACAACTTACAATTAAGATAACATATTATGTTGGAGATGACATCAAGAAGAATTACGATCACGGTTTTGCACCTATCGACACAAACAATAAATTCAATATCAACGG TGTCAACCAGTTCATAGTGTACGCTAATAGAGGTACGAAGTTCTTCCACACGATAGACATCAATTTTACACCGCAGAATATAAATGGACAATGGTTGCTGATAAAG GTCAAAGTGGAATATGGTTCTACTTCCCATGAATTCCCATGCGATTGTACATTTTCTTCTACCAGTACCAGCCGCCAGTTGAGGCAAACGC TACAAGGAGCTTGGACCACGACAGACGACCACCTGCCCTGTAAAAGAAAAAACCCGCTATGTTCGTGTCCGATCGGTGATATTATCATCAACGTCAGTCCACCCATCACCGGGTGCAGCGGGAGGCAGGACAAAGTCAGATATTGCACGAACCCCGCCCCGCAGAATGGAGGCCTACTCTGCCTCACGGATAAGGGAGTAAGAGCGGAGGTGCTGATAACGGCAAAGGACAAAGACTGTGATATCCATTGCACCA CTGCCACGGATCGAG TCGATGGTGCCTGGGGAAATTGGGGAGCGTGGAGCGCTTGCGATGTAACTTGTGGCAACGGTGTACGCCTCAGGAAAAGATTATGCGACAACCCAAAACCACACGGAGGAGGAGAGTTTTGCCCTGGTCGGAACAGTGAACCTCAACAATGTAGTGTCGTCCCGTGTAACG ATGGGACAGGTACTCAAACCAGTGGAAACAGTGGAACTACCACCCAAACCAGTGGAGGTACTGGGACGACAACCCAAACTAGTGGAAACAGTGGAACTACCACCCAAACCAGTGGAGGTACTGGGACTAGTACCACTCAAACCAGTGGAGGTACAGGGACTACCACTCAAACCAGTGGAAACAGTGGAACTACCACCCAAACCAGTGGAGGTACTGGGACAAGTACCACTCAAACCAGTGGAGGTACAGGGACTACCACTCAAACCAGTGGAAACAGTGGAACTACCACCCAAACCAGTGGAGGTACAGGGACTACAACCCAAACTAGTGGAAACAGTGGAACTACCACCCAAACCAGTGGAGGTACTGGGACTACCACTCAAACCAGTGGAGGTACAGGGACTACTACTCAAACCAGTGGAAACAGTGGAACTACCACCCAAACCAGTGGAGGTACTGGGACTACCACTCAAACCAGTGGAGGTACAGGGACTTCTACTCAAACCAGTGGAAACAGTGGAACTACCACCCAAACCAGTGGAGGTACTGGGACTACCACTCAAACCAGTGGAGGTACTGGGACTACGACTCAAACCAGTGGTAGCAGTGGAACTACTTCGAAAACTACTGGAACTATCAACCCAACTGCCACAACTGGTACAAGTACACAGACCTCTTCCACATCAGGCCAAACCTCAACACAGACGGGAGGAGGAGGGACAACCAGTGAAACCAGTAAAACACACACAAGTACCTCTTCAACGTCAACGCTGCAATCGAGTGGCTGGACAGGCTCGACCCGACCAAGTACGGGAACCACCTCCACTGATGGTGGTTCATCATCAAGTCAGACAG GTTCAATATCTCCAACTGCTTCAACAACAGCGCCTACTGCTTTAGTTTGTTCCAACGCGAACGACTACTACTGCCAGACCGGCTCCGTGTGCGTGCCGCGGAATCAACTCTGCGACAGCAAACTCGACTGCCCGAATGGGAACGACGAGAAAGGATGCTCCGGGTCAGGCAAGGAAGAAGACATGTTTCACAACATCG TCCTCCCCATCCTCGTCACCCTGATAGTCCTGGTGGTGATATGCATTATCATTGTGGTGGTGGCATGCCTACTGCGGCGGAGAAACCTCATGAGGGCCCAGGTAAAGCCGGCGCCGGACAAGCTGGCCAAGCCACCTTCCCAAACTCCTTCCTCACGCTCATCGTTGTCGCCAGGCCCGACCATGAACGGGGGTCCGCGAACGCCACTCATACCGCCCATGTCCACGGAAAGCGCGTTGACTCCCAAGACACCAAGGAAAGACTATGCACCGTATATTATTCAGTTGCCAAACGGTGAAGTGTATCATCCGACGTAG
- the LOC135500376 gene encoding papilin-like isoform X4 → MTNYSEPLISLSVLILVVLHNAQGQFFVTFYTGSIAMQPGSQLTIKITYYVGDDIKKNYDHGFAPIDTNNKFNINGVNQFIVYANRGTKFFHTIDINFTPQNINGQWLLIKVKVEYGSTSHEFPCDCTFSSTSTSRQLRQTLQGAWTTTDDHLPCKRKNPLCSCPIGDIIINVSPPITGCSGRQDKVRYCTNPAPQNGGLLCLTDKGVRAEVLITAKDKDCDIHCTTATDRVDGAWGNWGAWSACDVTCGNGVRLRKRLCDNPKPHGGGEFCPGRNSEPQQCSVVPCNDGTGTQTSGNSGTTTQTSGGTGTTTQTSGNSGTTTQTSGGTGTSTTQTSGGTGTTTQTSGNSGTTTQTSGGTGTSTTQTSGGTGTTTQTSGNSGTTTQTSGGTGTTTQTSGNSGTTTQTSGGTGTTTQTSGGTGTTTQTSGNSGTTTQTSGGTGTTTQTSGGTGTSTQTSGNSGTTTQTSGGTGTTTQTSGGTGTTTQTSGSSGTTSKTTGTINPTATTGTSTQTSSTSGQTSTQTGGGGTTSETSGGSSSSQTGSISPTASTTAPTALVCSNANDYYCQTGSVCVPRNQLCDSKLDCPNGNDEKGCSGSGKEEDMFHNIVLPILVTLIVLVVICIIIVVVACLLRRRNLMRAQVKPAPDKLAKPPSQTPSSRSSLSPGPTMNGGPRTPLIPPMSTESALTPKTPRKDYAPYIIQLPNGEVYHPT, encoded by the exons ATGACGAATTACTCAGAACCGCTGATCTCCCTGTCGGTGCTAATTCTCGTGGTGCTACACAATGCTCAAG GCCagttttttgtgacattttataCTGGATCCATTGCCATGCAACCAGGCTCACAACTTACAATTAAGATAACATATTATGTTGGAGATGACATCAAGAAGAATTACGATCACGGTTTTGCACCTATCGACACAAACAATAAATTCAATATCAACGG TGTCAACCAGTTCATAGTGTACGCTAATAGAGGTACGAAGTTCTTCCACACGATAGACATCAATTTTACACCGCAGAATATAAATGGACAATGGTTGCTGATAAAG GTCAAAGTGGAATATGGTTCTACTTCCCATGAATTCCCATGCGATTGTACATTTTCTTCTACCAGTACCAGCCGCCAGTTGAGGCAAACGC TACAAGGAGCTTGGACCACGACAGACGACCACCTGCCCTGTAAAAGAAAAAACCCGCTATGTTCGTGTCCGATCGGTGATATTATCATCAACGTCAGTCCACCCATCACCGGGTGCAGCGGGAGGCAGGACAAAGTCAGATATTGCACGAACCCCGCCCCGCAGAATGGAGGCCTACTCTGCCTCACGGATAAGGGAGTAAGAGCGGAGGTGCTGATAACGGCAAAGGACAAAGACTGTGATATCCATTGCACCA CTGCCACGGATCGAG TCGATGGTGCCTGGGGAAATTGGGGAGCGTGGAGCGCTTGCGATGTAACTTGTGGCAACGGTGTACGCCTCAGGAAAAGATTATGCGACAACCCAAAACCACACGGAGGAGGAGAGTTTTGCCCTGGTCGGAACAGTGAACCTCAACAATGTAGTGTCGTCCCGTGTAACG ATGGGACAGGTACTCAAACCAGTGGAAACAGTGGAACTACCACCCAAACCAGTGGAGGTACTGGGACGACAACCCAAACTAGTGGAAACAGTGGAACTACCACCCAAACCAGTGGAGGTACTGGGACTAGTACCACTCAAACCAGTGGAGGTACAGGGACTACCACTCAAACCAGTGGAAACAGTGGAACTACCACCCAAACCAGTGGAGGTACTGGGACAAGTACCACTCAAACCAGTGGAGGTACAGGGACTACCACTCAAACCAGTGGAAACAGTGGAACTACCACCCAAACCAGTGGAGGTACAGGGACTACAACCCAAACTAGTGGAAACAGTGGAACTACCACCCAAACCAGTGGAGGTACTGGGACTACCACTCAAACCAGTGGAGGTACAGGGACTACTACTCAAACCAGTGGAAACAGTGGAACTACCACCCAAACCAGTGGAGGTACTGGGACTACCACTCAAACCAGTGGAGGTACAGGGACTTCTACTCAAACCAGTGGAAACAGTGGAACTACCACCCAAACCAGTGGAGGTACTGGGACTACCACTCAAACCAGTGGAGGTACTGGGACTACGACTCAAACCAGTGGTAGCAGTGGAACTACTTCGAAAACTACTGGAACTATCAACCCAACTGCCACAACTGGTACAAGTACACAGACCTCTTCCACATCAGGCCAAACCTCAACACAGACGGGAGGAGGAGGGACAACCAGTGAAACCAGT GGTGGTTCATCATCAAGTCAGACAG GTTCAATATCTCCAACTGCTTCAACAACAGCGCCTACTGCTTTAGTTTGTTCCAACGCGAACGACTACTACTGCCAGACCGGCTCCGTGTGCGTGCCGCGGAATCAACTCTGCGACAGCAAACTCGACTGCCCGAATGGGAACGACGAGAAAGGATGCTCCGGGTCAGGCAAGGAAGAAGACATGTTTCACAACATCG TCCTCCCCATCCTCGTCACCCTGATAGTCCTGGTGGTGATATGCATTATCATTGTGGTGGTGGCATGCCTACTGCGGCGGAGAAACCTCATGAGGGCCCAGGTAAAGCCGGCGCCGGACAAGCTGGCCAAGCCACCTTCCCAAACTCCTTCCTCACGCTCATCGTTGTCGCCAGGCCCGACCATGAACGGGGGTCCGCGAACGCCACTCATACCGCCCATGTCCACGGAAAGCGCGTTGACTCCCAAGACACCAAGGAAAGACTATGCACCGTATATTATTCAGTTGCCAAACGGTGAAGTGTATCATCCGACGTAG
- the LOC135500376 gene encoding mucin-5AC-like isoform X2, translating to MTNYSEPLISLSVLILVVLHNAQGQFFVTFYTGSIAMQPGSQLTIKITYYVGDDIKKNYDHGFAPIDTNNKFNINGVNQFIVYANRGTKFFHTIDINFTPQNINGQWLLIKVKVEYGSTSHEFPCDCTFSSTSTSRQLRQTLQGAWTTTDDHLPCKRKNPLCSCPIGDIIINVSPPITGCSGRQDKVRYCTNPAPQNGGLLCLTDKGVRAEVLITAKDKDCDIHCTIDGAWGNWGAWSACDVTCGNGVRLRKRLCDNPKPHGGGEFCPGRNSEPQQCSVVPCNDGTGTQTSGNSGTTTQTSGGTGTTTQTSGNSGTTTQTSGGTGTSTTQTSGGTGTTTQTSGNSGTTTQTSGGTGTSTTQTSGGTGTTTQTSGNSGTTTQTSGGTGTTTQTSGNSGTTTQTSGGTGTTTQTSGGTGTTTQTSGNSGTTTQTSGGTGTTTQTSGGTGTSTQTSGNSGTTTQTSGGTGTTTQTSGGTGTTTQTSGSSGTTSKTTGTINPTATTGTSTQTSSTSGQTSTQTGGGGTTSETSKTHTSTSSTSTLQSSGWTGSTRPSTGTTSTDGGSSSSQTGSISPTASTTAPTALVCSNANDYYCQTGSVCVPRNQLCDSKLDCPNGNDEKGCSGSGKEEDMFHNIVLPILVTLIVLVVICIIIVVVACLLRRRNLMRAQVKPAPDKLAKPPSQTPSSRSSLSPGPTMNGGPRTPLIPPMSTESALTPKTPRKDYAPYIIQLPNGEVYHPT from the exons ATGACGAATTACTCAGAACCGCTGATCTCCCTGTCGGTGCTAATTCTCGTGGTGCTACACAATGCTCAAG GCCagttttttgtgacattttataCTGGATCCATTGCCATGCAACCAGGCTCACAACTTACAATTAAGATAACATATTATGTTGGAGATGACATCAAGAAGAATTACGATCACGGTTTTGCACCTATCGACACAAACAATAAATTCAATATCAACGG TGTCAACCAGTTCATAGTGTACGCTAATAGAGGTACGAAGTTCTTCCACACGATAGACATCAATTTTACACCGCAGAATATAAATGGACAATGGTTGCTGATAAAG GTCAAAGTGGAATATGGTTCTACTTCCCATGAATTCCCATGCGATTGTACATTTTCTTCTACCAGTACCAGCCGCCAGTTGAGGCAAACGC TACAAGGAGCTTGGACCACGACAGACGACCACCTGCCCTGTAAAAGAAAAAACCCGCTATGTTCGTGTCCGATCGGTGATATTATCATCAACGTCAGTCCACCCATCACCGGGTGCAGCGGGAGGCAGGACAAAGTCAGATATTGCACGAACCCCGCCCCGCAGAATGGAGGCCTACTCTGCCTCACGGATAAGGGAGTAAGAGCGGAGGTGCTGATAACGGCAAAGGACAAAGACTGTGATATCCATTGCACCA TCGATGGTGCCTGGGGAAATTGGGGAGCGTGGAGCGCTTGCGATGTAACTTGTGGCAACGGTGTACGCCTCAGGAAAAGATTATGCGACAACCCAAAACCACACGGAGGAGGAGAGTTTTGCCCTGGTCGGAACAGTGAACCTCAACAATGTAGTGTCGTCCCGTGTAACG ATGGGACAGGTACTCAAACCAGTGGAAACAGTGGAACTACCACCCAAACCAGTGGAGGTACTGGGACGACAACCCAAACTAGTGGAAACAGTGGAACTACCACCCAAACCAGTGGAGGTACTGGGACTAGTACCACTCAAACCAGTGGAGGTACAGGGACTACCACTCAAACCAGTGGAAACAGTGGAACTACCACCCAAACCAGTGGAGGTACTGGGACAAGTACCACTCAAACCAGTGGAGGTACAGGGACTACCACTCAAACCAGTGGAAACAGTGGAACTACCACCCAAACCAGTGGAGGTACAGGGACTACAACCCAAACTAGTGGAAACAGTGGAACTACCACCCAAACCAGTGGAGGTACTGGGACTACCACTCAAACCAGTGGAGGTACAGGGACTACTACTCAAACCAGTGGAAACAGTGGAACTACCACCCAAACCAGTGGAGGTACTGGGACTACCACTCAAACCAGTGGAGGTACAGGGACTTCTACTCAAACCAGTGGAAACAGTGGAACTACCACCCAAACCAGTGGAGGTACTGGGACTACCACTCAAACCAGTGGAGGTACTGGGACTACGACTCAAACCAGTGGTAGCAGTGGAACTACTTCGAAAACTACTGGAACTATCAACCCAACTGCCACAACTGGTACAAGTACACAGACCTCTTCCACATCAGGCCAAACCTCAACACAGACGGGAGGAGGAGGGACAACCAGTGAAACCAGTAAAACACACACAAGTACCTCTTCAACGTCAACGCTGCAATCGAGTGGCTGGACAGGCTCGACCCGACCAAGTACGGGAACCACCTCCACTGATGGTGGTTCATCATCAAGTCAGACAG GTTCAATATCTCCAACTGCTTCAACAACAGCGCCTACTGCTTTAGTTTGTTCCAACGCGAACGACTACTACTGCCAGACCGGCTCCGTGTGCGTGCCGCGGAATCAACTCTGCGACAGCAAACTCGACTGCCCGAATGGGAACGACGAGAAAGGATGCTCCGGGTCAGGCAAGGAAGAAGACATGTTTCACAACATCG TCCTCCCCATCCTCGTCACCCTGATAGTCCTGGTGGTGATATGCATTATCATTGTGGTGGTGGCATGCCTACTGCGGCGGAGAAACCTCATGAGGGCCCAGGTAAAGCCGGCGCCGGACAAGCTGGCCAAGCCACCTTCCCAAACTCCTTCCTCACGCTCATCGTTGTCGCCAGGCCCGACCATGAACGGGGGTCCGCGAACGCCACTCATACCGCCCATGTCCACGGAAAGCGCGTTGACTCCCAAGACACCAAGGAAAGACTATGCACCGTATATTATTCAGTTGCCAAACGGTGAAGTGTATCATCCGACGTAG
- the LOC135500376 gene encoding mucin-5AC-like isoform X5, giving the protein MTNYSEPLISLSVLILVVLHNAQGQFFVTFYTGSIAMQPGSQLTIKITYYVGDDIKKNYDHGFAPIDTNNKFNINGVNQFIVYANRGTKFFHTIDINFTPQNINGQWLLIKVKVEYGSTSHEFPCDCTFSSTSTSRQLRQTLQGAWTTTDDHLPCKRKNPLCSCPIGDIIINVSPPITGCSGRQDKVRYCTNPAPQNGGLLCLTDKGVRAEVLITAKDKDCDIHCTTATDRVDGAWGNWGAWSACDVTCGNGVRLRKRLCDNPKPHGGGEFCPGRNSEPQQCSVVPCNDGTGTQTSGNSGTTTQTSGGTGTTTQTSGNSGTTTQTSGGTGTSTTQTSGGTGTTTQTSGNSGTTTQTSGGTGTTTQTSGNSGTTTQTSGGTGTTTQTSGGTGTTTQTSGNSGTTTQTSGGTGTTTQTSGGTGTSTQTSGNSGTTTQTSGGTGTTTQTSGGTGTTTQTSGSSGTTSKTTGTINPTATTGTSTQTSSTSGQTSTQTGGGGTTSETSKTHTSTSSTSTLQSSGWTGSTRPSTGTTSTDGGSSSSQTGSISPTASTTAPTALVCSNANDYYCQTGSVCVPRNQLCDSKLDCPNGNDEKGCSGSGKEEDMFHNIVLPILVTLIVLVVICIIIVVVACLLRRRNLMRAQVKPAPDKLAKPPSQTPSSRSSLSPGPTMNGGPRTPLIPPMSTESALTPKTPRKDYAPYIIQLPNGEVYHPT; this is encoded by the exons ATGACGAATTACTCAGAACCGCTGATCTCCCTGTCGGTGCTAATTCTCGTGGTGCTACACAATGCTCAAG GCCagttttttgtgacattttataCTGGATCCATTGCCATGCAACCAGGCTCACAACTTACAATTAAGATAACATATTATGTTGGAGATGACATCAAGAAGAATTACGATCACGGTTTTGCACCTATCGACACAAACAATAAATTCAATATCAACGG TGTCAACCAGTTCATAGTGTACGCTAATAGAGGTACGAAGTTCTTCCACACGATAGACATCAATTTTACACCGCAGAATATAAATGGACAATGGTTGCTGATAAAG GTCAAAGTGGAATATGGTTCTACTTCCCATGAATTCCCATGCGATTGTACATTTTCTTCTACCAGTACCAGCCGCCAGTTGAGGCAAACGC TACAAGGAGCTTGGACCACGACAGACGACCACCTGCCCTGTAAAAGAAAAAACCCGCTATGTTCGTGTCCGATCGGTGATATTATCATCAACGTCAGTCCACCCATCACCGGGTGCAGCGGGAGGCAGGACAAAGTCAGATATTGCACGAACCCCGCCCCGCAGAATGGAGGCCTACTCTGCCTCACGGATAAGGGAGTAAGAGCGGAGGTGCTGATAACGGCAAAGGACAAAGACTGTGATATCCATTGCACCA CTGCCACGGATCGAG TCGATGGTGCCTGGGGAAATTGGGGAGCGTGGAGCGCTTGCGATGTAACTTGTGGCAACGGTGTACGCCTCAGGAAAAGATTATGCGACAACCCAAAACCACACGGAGGAGGAGAGTTTTGCCCTGGTCGGAACAGTGAACCTCAACAATGTAGTGTCGTCCCGTGTAACG ATGGGACAGGTACTCAAACCAGTGGAAACAGTGGAACTACCACCCAAACCAGTGGAG GTACAGGGACTACCACTCAAACCAGTGGAAACAGTGGAACTACCACCCAAACCAGTGGAGGTACTGGGACAAGTACCACTCAAACCAGTGGAGGTACAGGGACTACCACTCAAACCAGTGGAAACAGTGGAACTACCACCCAAACCAGTGGAGGTACAGGGACTACAACCCAAACTAGTGGAAACAGTGGAACTACCACCCAAACCAGTGGAGGTACTGGGACTACCACTCAAACCAGTGGAGGTACAGGGACTACTACTCAAACCAGTGGAAACAGTGGAACTACCACCCAAACCAGTGGAGGTACTGGGACTACCACTCAAACCAGTGGAGGTACAGGGACTTCTACTCAAACCAGTGGAAACAGTGGAACTACCACCCAAACCAGTGGAGGTACTGGGACTACCACTCAAACCAGTGGAGGTACTGGGACTACGACTCAAACCAGTGGTAGCAGTGGAACTACTTCGAAAACTACTGGAACTATCAACCCAACTGCCACAACTGGTACAAGTACACAGACCTCTTCCACATCAGGCCAAACCTCAACACAGACGGGAGGAGGAGGGACAACCAGTGAAACCAGTAAAACACACACAAGTACCTCTTCAACGTCAACGCTGCAATCGAGTGGCTGGACAGGCTCGACCCGACCAAGTACGGGAACCACCTCCACTGATGGTGGTTCATCATCAAGTCAGACAG GTTCAATATCTCCAACTGCTTCAACAACAGCGCCTACTGCTTTAGTTTGTTCCAACGCGAACGACTACTACTGCCAGACCGGCTCCGTGTGCGTGCCGCGGAATCAACTCTGCGACAGCAAACTCGACTGCCCGAATGGGAACGACGAGAAAGGATGCTCCGGGTCAGGCAAGGAAGAAGACATGTTTCACAACATCG TCCTCCCCATCCTCGTCACCCTGATAGTCCTGGTGGTGATATGCATTATCATTGTGGTGGTGGCATGCCTACTGCGGCGGAGAAACCTCATGAGGGCCCAGGTAAAGCCGGCGCCGGACAAGCTGGCCAAGCCACCTTCCCAAACTCCTTCCTCACGCTCATCGTTGTCGCCAGGCCCGACCATGAACGGGGGTCCGCGAACGCCACTCATACCGCCCATGTCCACGGAAAGCGCGTTGACTCCCAAGACACCAAGGAAAGACTATGCACCGTATATTATTCAGTTGCCAAACGGTGAAGTGTATCATCCGACGTAG
- the LOC135500376 gene encoding mucin-5AC-like isoform X3 encodes MTNYSEPLISLSVLILVVLHNAQGQFFVTFYTGSIAMQPGSQLTIKITYYVGDDIKKNYDHGFAPIDTNNKFNINGVNQFIVYANRGTKFFHTIDINFTPQNINGQWLLIKVKVEYGSTSHEFPCDCTFSSTSTSRQLRQTLQGAWTTTDDHLPCKRKNPLCSCPIGDIIINVSPPITGCSGRQDKVRYCTNPAPQNGGLLCLTDKGVRAEVLITAKDKDCDIHCTTATDRVDGAWGNWGAWSACDVTCGNGVRLRKRLCDNPKPHGGGEFCPGRNSEPQQCSVVPCNDGTGTQTSGNSGTTTQTSGGTGTTTQTSGNSGTTTQTSGGTGTSTTQTSGGTGTTTQTSGNSGTTTQTSGGTGTTTQTSGNSGTTTQTSGGTGTTTQTSGNSGTTTQTSGGTGTTTQTSGGTGTTTQTSGNSGTTTQTSGGTGTTTQTSGGTGTSTQTSGNSGTTTQTSGGTGTTTQTSGGTGTTTQTSGSSGTTSKTTGTINPTATTGTSTQTSSTSGQTSTQTGGGGTTSETSKTHTSTSSTSTLQSSGWTGSTRPSTGTTSTDGGSSSSQTGSISPTASTTAPTALVCSNANDYYCQTGSVCVPRNQLCDSKLDCPNGNDEKGCSGSGKEEDMFHNIVLPILVTLIVLVVICIIIVVVACLLRRRNLMRAQVKPAPDKLAKPPSQTPSSRSSLSPGPTMNGGPRTPLIPPMSTESALTPKTPRKDYAPYIIQLPNGEVYHPT; translated from the exons ATGACGAATTACTCAGAACCGCTGATCTCCCTGTCGGTGCTAATTCTCGTGGTGCTACACAATGCTCAAG GCCagttttttgtgacattttataCTGGATCCATTGCCATGCAACCAGGCTCACAACTTACAATTAAGATAACATATTATGTTGGAGATGACATCAAGAAGAATTACGATCACGGTTTTGCACCTATCGACACAAACAATAAATTCAATATCAACGG TGTCAACCAGTTCATAGTGTACGCTAATAGAGGTACGAAGTTCTTCCACACGATAGACATCAATTTTACACCGCAGAATATAAATGGACAATGGTTGCTGATAAAG GTCAAAGTGGAATATGGTTCTACTTCCCATGAATTCCCATGCGATTGTACATTTTCTTCTACCAGTACCAGCCGCCAGTTGAGGCAAACGC TACAAGGAGCTTGGACCACGACAGACGACCACCTGCCCTGTAAAAGAAAAAACCCGCTATGTTCGTGTCCGATCGGTGATATTATCATCAACGTCAGTCCACCCATCACCGGGTGCAGCGGGAGGCAGGACAAAGTCAGATATTGCACGAACCCCGCCCCGCAGAATGGAGGCCTACTCTGCCTCACGGATAAGGGAGTAAGAGCGGAGGTGCTGATAACGGCAAAGGACAAAGACTGTGATATCCATTGCACCA CTGCCACGGATCGAG TCGATGGTGCCTGGGGAAATTGGGGAGCGTGGAGCGCTTGCGATGTAACTTGTGGCAACGGTGTACGCCTCAGGAAAAGATTATGCGACAACCCAAAACCACACGGAGGAGGAGAGTTTTGCCCTGGTCGGAACAGTGAACCTCAACAATGTAGTGTCGTCCCGTGTAACG ATGGGACAGGTACTCAAACCAGTGGAAACAGTGGAACTACCACCCAAACCAGTGGAGGTACTGGGACGACAACCCAAACTAGTGGAAACAGTGGAACTACCACCCAAACCAGTGGAGGTACTGGGACTAGTACCACTCAAACCAGTGGAGGTACAGGGACTACCACTCAAACCAGTGGAAACAGTGGAACTACCACCCAAACCAGTGGAG GTACAGGGACTACCACTCAAACCAGTGGAAACAGTGGAACTACCACCCAAACCAGTGGAGGTACAGGGACTACAACCCAAACTAGTGGAAACAGTGGAACTACCACCCAAACCAGTGGAGGTACTGGGACTACCACTCAAACCAGTGGAGGTACAGGGACTACTACTCAAACCAGTGGAAACAGTGGAACTACCACCCAAACCAGTGGAGGTACTGGGACTACCACTCAAACCAGTGGAGGTACAGGGACTTCTACTCAAACCAGTGGAAACAGTGGAACTACCACCCAAACCAGTGGAGGTACTGGGACTACCACTCAAACCAGTGGAGGTACTGGGACTACGACTCAAACCAGTGGTAGCAGTGGAACTACTTCGAAAACTACTGGAACTATCAACCCAACTGCCACAACTGGTACAAGTACACAGACCTCTTCCACATCAGGCCAAACCTCAACACAGACGGGAGGAGGAGGGACAACCAGTGAAACCAGTAAAACACACACAAGTACCTCTTCAACGTCAACGCTGCAATCGAGTGGCTGGACAGGCTCGACCCGACCAAGTACGGGAACCACCTCCACTGATGGTGGTTCATCATCAAGTCAGACAG GTTCAATATCTCCAACTGCTTCAACAACAGCGCCTACTGCTTTAGTTTGTTCCAACGCGAACGACTACTACTGCCAGACCGGCTCCGTGTGCGTGCCGCGGAATCAACTCTGCGACAGCAAACTCGACTGCCCGAATGGGAACGACGAGAAAGGATGCTCCGGGTCAGGCAAGGAAGAAGACATGTTTCACAACATCG TCCTCCCCATCCTCGTCACCCTGATAGTCCTGGTGGTGATATGCATTATCATTGTGGTGGTGGCATGCCTACTGCGGCGGAGAAACCTCATGAGGGCCCAGGTAAAGCCGGCGCCGGACAAGCTGGCCAAGCCACCTTCCCAAACTCCTTCCTCACGCTCATCGTTGTCGCCAGGCCCGACCATGAACGGGGGTCCGCGAACGCCACTCATACCGCCCATGTCCACGGAAAGCGCGTTGACTCCCAAGACACCAAGGAAAGACTATGCACCGTATATTATTCAGTTGCCAAACGGTGAAGTGTATCATCCGACGTAG